A stretch of Mya arenaria isolate MELC-2E11 chromosome 14, ASM2691426v1 DNA encodes these proteins:
- the LOC128217924 gene encoding ubiquitin carboxyl-terminal hydrolase BAP1-like has protein sequence MNKGWLELESDPGLFTLLLQDFGVKGVQVEEIYDLQKSFEGTTYGFIFLFRWIEERRSRRKTTTDEESFVTDSDIVNNIFFAQQMIPNSCATHALLSVLLNCEKVSLGETLANLKADSTNMNPENKGYAIGNIPELARAHNNHARRESCQLPEKQQGMTVRTMEAFHFVSYVPIHGRLFELDGLKPYPIDHGPWDKNEDWTEKFRRVISERLGMATGGEPYHDIRFNLMAVVPDKVSLYEHKLSTLKTNRQIVLEALQQMVKVTSPGITVAEKEKCLAAVKKRNPQAAVAMEICVEGKPDGSCHTDMALGGEVKPNIIDLTAEDGLGITGGASSQTQMCSNTLPAGRAVVKSESQTVTLSEHVPGNQSGFFTESVQTRIEERMDVQISVAMETGLSTIVPTTASTSDVTKPLTIETRFTGSPGPSSESTDTASEVGSCFSSPSSSTAGTSTQNSPNVSGAEKPDGSPRVKSEDDSTSSSRHKTKLHSQHGFRPKDLIALLKNVENEIKICETKLQDEQEKIKKYKIDNCRRTHNYDQFLCTFLSMLAQQGHLAELVQQHSLIKKRIPAHIAQAAKLTQAAKKKKKTKRRK, from the exons atgaacaaaggCTGGCTCGAACTAGAAAGCGATCCAG GGTTGTTTACATTGCTGTTGCAAGATTTTG GTGTGAAGGGAGTCCAAGTTGAAGAGATTTACGACTTACAGAAATCATTTGAGGG GACAACCTATggttttatatttctgtttcgATGGATCGAGGAAAGGCGCTCGCGCAGGAAGACAACCACGGATGAGGAGAGTTTTGTCACAGACAGCGATATCGTCAACAATATCTTCTTTGCCCAGCAG ATGATCCCGAACTCATGTGCGACACACGCCCTGCTTAGTGTGCTACTGAACTGTGAGAAAGTGAGTCTTGGGGAAACGCTCGCCAACCTGAAGGCAGACAGCACAAATATGAACCCAGAG AACAAAGGTTATGCCATAGGAAATATACCAGAATTGGCCAGAGCCCACAATAACCATGCAAG ACGAGAGTCTTGCCAGTTGCCGGAGAAGCAGCAGGGTATGACTGTGCGTACGATGGAGGCCTTCCACTTCGTTAGCTACGTGCCAATACATGGGCGGCTCTTTGAACTAGATGGTCTGAAGCCCTACCCCATAGACCATG GTCCATGGGACAAGAATGAAGACTGGACAGAAAAGTTCAGACGAGTGATCTCAGAGCGCCTTGGCATGGCCACTGGAGG TGAGCCGTACCACGATATTCGGTTCAACTTGATGGCAGTTGTCCCAGACAAGGTCAGCCTCTATGAACACAAACTGAGCACCCTGAAGACAAACAGACAGATAGTACTTGAGGCCTTACAACAG ATGGTCAAAGTGACCTCACCAGGAATAACAGTTGCTGAGAAGGAAAAGTGTCTTGCCGCAGTGAAAAAGAGGAATCCTCAAGCTGCGGTTGCCATGGAAATCTGTGTTGAGGGGAAACCAGATGGCTCTTGTCATACTGACATGGCGCTCGGGGGTGAAGTCAAGCCAAACATTATTGACCTGACAGCCGAGGATGGCCTAGGGATCACTGGTGGTGCTAGTTCTCAAACACAAATGTGTTCAAACACACTCCCTGCTGGCAGGGCCGTTGTGAAATCGGAATCTCAGACTGTTACACTTAGCGAACATGTTCCTGGTAACCAGTCTGGGTTTTTCACTGAAAGTGTTCAGACAAGGATAGAGGAGAGGATGGATGTTCAGATCTCAGTTGCCATGGAGACAGGCTTGTCCACAATAGTTCCCACCACAGCATCCACATCTGATGTGACCAAACCACTTACCATAGAGACAAGGTTTACAG GTTCCCCAGGGCCTAGCAGTGAGAGTACGGACACAGCGTCGGAGGTAGGCAGTTGTTTCAGCTCCCCTAGCAGCAGTACAGCAGGGACCTCCACACAGAACAGCCCAAACGTATCCGGGGCAGAGAAACCAG ATGGTAGCCCAAGAGTGAAATCAGAAGACGACTCCACAAGTTCCTCCAGACACAAGACCAAACTACACAGTCAGCATGGCTTCAGACCAAAG GATCTCATTGCGTTGTTGAAAAATGtggaaaatgaaattaaaatctGTGAAACAAAGCTGCAAGATGAACAGGAAAAGATCAAGAAATACAAG ATTGACAACTGCCGTCGTACCCACAACTACGACCAGTTCCTGTGCACTTTTCTGTCGATGTTGGCCCAACAGGGGCACCTGGCAGAGCTGGTCCAGCAGCACAGCCTCATCAAGAAACGTATCCCTGCACACATTGCACAGGCTGCAAAACTCACACAGGCCgcaaagaaaaagaagaaaactaaACGCCGGAAATGA